A portion of the Haliaeetus albicilla chromosome 29, bHalAlb1.1, whole genome shotgun sequence genome contains these proteins:
- the MDC1 gene encoding mediator of DNA damage checkpoint protein 1 isoform X6: MHRRRHQGLSTVGGPFSRLSPLPRPPEDPDLFLEPTQRFLLLAGEGWSPDPGPCLVSDSEDDKLPWRPALGDAGSPRVVPESNLEETGACSDVLRPQKRCHTSARGHLQDVAAPCPDPDVREPKKHQFGPQTTPDPDVGKKMAIPNVQPQNHSVNPKILANPDGKHLEGSNVTLDIASNTGVKVPPKTGLFNPNIHRPTMKVSSNPDVEEGGPDPDVGCPESHRTAPGDPDVMTGTTDRDVEGRRTLLVESDTDVEEDTSNPDVEPPKTHRATQNVPRNPRLEMESPNPHAEGPRNKLWTIVVDSDTDVEENEVNPDVGHPKIHRIVCRDPVVEGETPNPSVKEPQKKYWNLELDSDTDIEEDWSQAALCPKSHKTPQNTRKVPTVVMETPNPDVGGLSRGSVASNGDSDTDVEDLDALPKAGAPKTRGTTPEVTDTVAKVAAAPDVDPEGQPRTNADPDVKVSFPNPDAGALKAKCPLLDVGSDTDVEDNGVIPDVGTVQGCQGASGDSDVAVTSPNPDVSPPASPRESSDTDVEMLPPTPDVWGLRSRIRFQNHPHPDVAGPTTGRDTDVKETARKRRKLSHKRQGSPPKSESVAGMLPKHHDLAPNPAVEAPNPGVEAERRDAETPVRGKDPAVPPEVSAPKSPRLTPNLSDAADTDGGPRSSGATDVAVTESDTEGWSPDPGPCLVSDSEDDKLPWRPALGDAGSPRVVPESDVEETDVCPDVEERGPDPDVGCPESHRTAPGDPDVMTGTTDRDVEGRRTLLVESDTDVEEDTSNPDVEPPKTHRATQNVPRNPRLEMESPNPHAEGPRNKLWTIVVDSDTDVEENEVNPDVGHPKIHRIVCRDPVVEGETPNPSVKEPQKKYWNLELDSDTDIEEDWSQAALCPKSHKTPQNTRKVPTVVMETPNPDVGGLSRGSVASNGDSDTDVEDLDALPKAGAPKTRGTTPEVTDTVAKVAAAPDVDPEGQPRTNADPDVKVSFPNPDAGALKAKCPLLDVGSDTDVEDNGVIPDVGTVQGCQGASGDSDVAVTSPNPDVSPPASPRESSDTDVEMLPPTPDVWGLRSRIRFQNHPHPDVAGPTTGRDTDVKETARKRRKLSHKRQGSPPKSESVAGMLPKHHDLAPNPAVEAPNPGVEAERRDAETPVRGKDPAVPPEVSAPKSPRLTPNLSDAADTDGGPRSSGATDVAVTESDTEEDPDVFLEPTQSFLPPAAEGTALGWDPEQPTQLFCPPEEEEEEEEEEQPPREPPREPPAAAEPVMGTQAQEGTGTAAAPSEDVGEGLRRSQRLARSRGGGASGEGGASRVRGGAPAVTAPVRRSPRLQARPPPLEPPAMKGRGQVETRPPAKPRPCRAGRGPSQRQAQEKEKELPEVTGPQLRPRGGPGSVPPKVLFTGVAASPEMEVALRTLGGSMATSVFDCTHLVTDRVRRTVKFLCAVARGVPIVTPEWLHKSTLSGHILVPDPFLVRDSQQERHFSFSLAEALRRARHHPLLQGYEVHVTPSVHPEPELMRDIITCSGGTFLPTMPHTYGPQRLVISCEADKGCWAPALGARLPLVSAELLLTGLLRQQLQLQPFLLLPVTPPRSHGTPPNPLKVSTVPPGVLSHPPEDPQGVPGSPRESRKVSGRSSRNRRLPRETSRGNRQQPAAPQ; this comes from the exons ATGCACCGAAGGCGCCACCAAGGCCTCAGCACTGTGGGGGGTCCCTTCTCAAggctctcccccctccctcgcCCCCCAGAAGACCCCGACCTCTTCCTGGAGCCCACCCAGAGATTCTTGCTGCTGGCAGGCGAGG GGTGGAGTCCAGACCCAGGACCCTGCCTCGTCAGCGACTCGGAGGACGACAAGCTGCCCTGGC GCCCTGCCCTGGGAGACGCTGGCTCACCCCGAGTCGTGCCGGAGAG CAACCTGGAGGAGACAGGTGCGTGCTCAGATGTTCTGAGACCCCAAAAACGCTGCCATACCTCTGCGCGGGGCCACCTCCAAGATGTGGCTGCACCTTGCCCAGATCCAGATGTCAGAGAACCCAAAAAGCACCAGTTTGGCCCCCAAACCACCCCGGATCcagatgtggggaaaaaaatggctaTTCCAAATGTTCAGCCCCAAAATCACTCTGTGAACCCCAAAATACTTGCAAATCCAGATGGGAAACATCTGGAAGGCAGCAACGTGACTCTGGACATTGCAAGTAATACCGGGGTCAAGGTGCCCCCCAAAACTGGTCTTTTCAACCCGAACATCCACCGGCCTACCATGAAGGTGAGCAGCAACCCAGATGTGGAGGAAGGGGGACCAGATCCAGATGTTGGGTGTCCAGAAAGCCACAGAACAGCCCCTGGAGACCCAGATGTGATGACGGGGACCACAGATCGAGATGTTGAAGGACGACGGACTCTCCTGGTGGAGAGTGATACAGATGTGGAAGAGGATACTTCCAATCCAGATGTTGAGCCTCCAAAAACCCATCGAGCAACCCAAAATGTGCCGAGAAACCCACGTCTGGAGATGGAGAGCCCAAATCCACACGCTGAAGGACCCCGAAACAAACTTTGGACAATTGTGGTGGACAGCGATACAGATGTGGAGGAGAATGAGGTGAATCCAGATGTTGGGCATCCAAAAATCCATAGAATTGTGTGCAGAGACCCAGTTGTGGAGGGGGAAACCCCAAATCCAAGTGTTAAAGAACCCCAGAAGAAATATTGGAACCTAGAGTTGGACAGTGACACCGACATTGAAGAAGATTGGAGTCAAGCTGCTCTTTGCccaaaaagccacaaaacaccccaaaacacccGCAAAGTCCCAACTGTGGTGATGGAGACCCCGAATCCCGATGTTGGTGGCCTCAGCCGTGGCTCAGTGGCCTCCAATGGTGACAGCGATACAGATGTGGAGGACCTCGACGCCCTTCCCAAAGCTGGAGCTCCAAAAACACGTGGGACAACCCCTGAGGTCACGGATACAGTTGCTAAGGTGGCCGCTGCTCCAGATGTTGACCCCGAGGGGCAGCCACGGACCAACGCCGATCCAGATGTGAAGGTGTCCTTCCCAAATCCCGATGCTGGTGCCCTCAAAGCCAAGTGCCCCCTCCTGGATGTGGGCAGTGACACAGATGTTGAGGACAATGGTGTCATTCCAGATGTTGGGACAGTGCAAGGGTGTCAAGGGGCATCTGGTGACTCAGATGTGGCCGTGACGTCCCCAAATCCAGATGTTTCCCCTCCTGCCAGCCCGCGGGAGAGCAGCGACACCGACGTGGAGATGTTGCCCCCCACTCCAGATGTTTGGGGCCTCCGGAGCCGAATCAGGTTCCAAAATCACCCCCATCCAGATGTTGCGGGCCCCACCACAGGCCGCGACACCGATGTGAAGGAGACGGCCCGAAAACGCCGGAAATTGTCCCACAAAAGGCAGGgttccccccccaaatctgaGAGTGTGGCAGGGATGCTCCCAAAACATCACGATTTAGCCCCAAATCCAGCTGTGGAGGCCCCAAATCCAGGTGTTGAGGCCGAGCGACGTGATGCGGAGACCCCGGTGAGGGGCAAGGATCCAGCTGTGCCACCAGAAGTTTCTGCACCCAAATCCCCCCGTCTGACCCCAAATTTGAGTGACGCTGCTGATACCGATGGCGgacccaggagctccggggCCACGGATGTGGCAGTGACAGAGAGTGACACCGAGG GGTGGAGTCCAGACCCAGGACCCTGCCTCGTCAGCGACTCGGAGGACGACAAGCTGCCCTGGC GCCCTGCCCTGGGAGACGCTGGCTCACCCCGAGTCGTGCCGGAGAG CGACGTGGAGGAGACAGATGTGTGCCCAGATGTGGAGGAAAGGGGCCCAGATCCAGATGTTGGGTGTCCAGAAAGCCACAGAACAGCCCCTGGAGACCCAGATGTGATGACGGGGACCACAGATCGAGATGTTGAAGGACGACGGACTCTCCTGGTGGAGAGTGATACAGATGTGGAAGAGGATACTTCCAATCCAGATGTTGAGCCTCCAAAAACCCATCGAGCAACCCAAAATGTGCCGAGAAACCCACGTCTGGAGATGGAGAGCCCAAATCCACACGCTGAAGGACCCCGAAACAAACTTTGGACAATTGTGGTGGACAGCGATACAGATGTGGAGGAGAATGAGGTGAATCCAGATGTTGGGCATCCAAAAATCCATAGAATTGTGTGCAGAGACCCAGTTGTGGAGGGGGAAACCCCAAATCCAAGTGTTAAAGAACCCCAGAAGAAATATTGGAACCTAGAGTTGGACAGTGACACCGACATTGAAGAAGATTGGAGTCAAGCTGCTCTTTGCccaaaaagccacaaaacaccccaaaacacccGCAAAGTCCCAACTGTGGTGATGGAGACCCCGAATCCCGATGTTGGTGGCCTCAGCCGTGGCTCAGTGGCCTCCAATGGTGACAGCGATACAGATGTGGAGGACCTCGACGCCCTTCCCAAAGCTGGAGCTCCAAAAACACGTGGGACAACCCCTGAGGTCACGGATACAGTTGCTAAGGTGGCCGCTGCTCCAGATGTTGACCCCGAGGGGCAGCCACGGACCAACGCCGATCCAGATGTGAAGGTGTCCTTCCCAAATCCCGATGCTGGTGCCCTCAAAGCCAAGTGCCCCCTCCTGGATGTGGGCAGTGACACAGATGTTGAGGACAATGGTGTCATTCCAGATGTTGGGACAGTGCAAGGGTGTCAAGGGGCATCTGGTGACTCAGATGTGGCCGTGACGTCCCCAAATCCAGATGTTTCCCCTCCTGCCAGCCCGCGGGAGAGCAGCGACACCGACGTGGAGATGTTGCCCCCCACTCCAGATGTTTGGGGCCTCCGGAGCCGAATCAGGTTCCAAAATCACCCCCATCCAGATGTTGCGGGCCCCACCACAGGCCGCGACACCGATGTGAAGGAGACGGCCCGAAAACGCCGGAAATTGTCCCACAAAAGGCAGGgttccccccccaaatctgaGAGTGTGGCAGGGATGCTCCCAAAACATCACGATTTAGCCCCAAATCCAGCTGTGGAGGCCCCAAATCCAGGTGTTGAGGCCGAGCGACGTGATGCGGAGACCCCGGTGAGGGGCAAGGATCCAGCTGTGCCACCAGAAGTTTCTGCACCCAAATCCCCCCGTCTGACCCCAAATTTGAGTGACGCTGCTGATACCGATGGCGgacccaggagctccggggCCACGGATGTGGCAGTGACAGAGAGTGACACCGAGG aagaCCCCGACGTCTTCCTGGAGCCCACCCAGAGCTTCTTGCCACCGGCAGCTGAGG GCACAGCCCTGGGTTGGGACCCCGAGCAGCCCACCCAACTCTTCTGCCCCCccgaggaggaagaggaggaggaggaagaagaacaGCCCCCCCGGGAACCCCCCCGGGAACCCCCGGCTGCCGCGGAGCCGGTGATGGGGACGCAGGcccaggaggggacagggaccGCAGCAGCCCCCAGCGAGGAC GTGGGGGAGGGGCTCCGCCGCAGCCAGCGCCTGGCCAGGAGCCGAGGGGGTGGAGCCTCTGGTGAGGGCGGAGCCAGCAGGGTTAGGGGCGGAGCTCCTGCTGTCACCGCCCCTGTGCGGCGCAGCCCCCGCCTCCAGGCCCGCCCCCCTCCGCTGGAGCCGCCAGCCATGAAGGGGCGGGGTCAGGTGGAGACACGCCCCCCTGCCAAACCACGCCCCTGTCGGGCAGGCCGTGGCCCATCGCAGCGGCAAGCTCAG gaaaaagagaaggagctgCCAGAGGTCACAGGGCCCCAGCTccgcccccggggggggccgggctcCGTCCCCCCCAAG gTGCTGTTCACGGGGGTGGCGGCCTCCCCAGAGATGGAGGTGGCCCTGAGGACACTGGGGGGGTCCATGGCCACCTCCGTCTTCGACTGCACCCACCTGGTGACTGACCGCGTCCGACGCACGGTCAAGTTCCTCTGCGCAGTGGCCCGCGGTGTCCCCATCGTCACCCCTGAGTGGCTCCACAAG agCACCCTCAGTGGCCACATCCTGGTGCCGGATCCCTTCCTGGTGCGTGACAGCCAGCAGGAACGTCACTTCAGCTTCAGCCTTGCCGAGGCCCTGCGCCGCGCCCGCCATCACCCCCTGCTCCAG GGCTACGAGGTCCACGTCACCCCCAGCGTCCACCCTGAGCCCGAGCTCATGAGGGACATCATCACCTGCAGCGGTGGCACCTTCCTGCCCACCATGCCACACACCTATGGG ccacagcgCCTGGTGATCTCCTGCGAGGCGGACAAAGGGTGCTGGGCCCCGGCGCTGGGCGCCCGCCTGCCCCTGGTATCAGCCGAGCTGCTGCTGACGGGGCTCCTGCgacagcagctccagctccagcccttcctcctcctccccgtgACCCCCCCCCGTTCTCAcgggacccccccaaatcccctcaAGGTTTCTACAGTCCCTCCGGGGGTCCTTAGTCACCCCCCCGAGGATCCCCAGGGTGTTCCCGGGTCCCCCCGAGAATCCAGGAAGGTGTCGGGACGTAGTAGTCGGAATCGACGACTCCCCCGGGAAACTTCTCGGGGCAACCGGCAGCAACCGGCAGCCCCCCAATAA
- the MDC1 gene encoding mediator of DNA damage checkpoint protein 1 isoform X8, which produces MHRRRHQGLSTVGGPFSRLSPLPRPPEDPDLFLEPTQRFLLLAGEGWSPDPGPCLVSDSEDDKLPWRPALGDAGSPRVVPESNLEETGACSDVLRPQKRCHTSARGHLQDVAAPCPDPDVREPKKHQFGPQTTPDPDVGKKMAIPNVQPQNHSVNPKILANPDGKHLEGSNVTLDIASNTGVKVPPKTGLFNPNIHRPTMKVSSNPDVEEGGPDPDVGCPESHRTAPGDPDVMTGTTDRDVEGRRTLLVESDTDVEEDTSNPDVEPPKTHRATQNVPRNPRLEMESPNPHAEGPRNKLWTIVVDSDTDVEENEVNPDVGHPKIHRIVCRDPVVEGETPNPSVKEPQKKYWNLELDSDTDIEEDWSQAALCPKSHKTPQNTRKVPTVVMETPNPDVGGLSRGSVASNGDSDTDVEDLDALPKAGAPKTRGTTPEVTDTVAKVAAAPDVDPEGQPRTNADPDVKVSFPNPDAGALKAKCPLLDVGSDTDVEDNGVIPDVGTVQGCQGASGDSDVAVTSPNPDVSPPASPRESSDTDVEMLPPTPDVWGLRSRIRFQNHPHPDVAGPTTGRDTDVKETARKRRKLSHKRQGSPPKSESVAGMLPKHHDLAPNPAVEAPNPGVEAERRDAETPVRGKDPAVPPEVSAPKSPRLTPNLSDAADTDGGPRSSGATDVAVTESDTEGPALGDAGSPRVVPESDVEETDVCPDVEERGPDPDVGCPESHRTAPGDPDVMTGTTDRDVEGRRTLLVESDTDVEEDTSNPDVEPPKTHRATQNVPRNPRLEMESPNPHAEGPRNKLWTIVVDSDTDVEENEVNPDVGHPKIHRIVCRDPVVEGETPNPSVKEPQKKYWNLELDSDTDIEEDWSQAALCPKSHKTPQNTRKVPTVVMETPNPDVGGLSRGSVASNGDSDTDVEDLDALPKAGAPKTRGTTPEVTDTVAKVAAAPDVDPEGQPRTNADPDVKVSFPNPDAGALKAKCPLLDVGSDTDVEDNGVIPDVGTVQGCQGASGDSDVAVTSPNPDVSPPASPRESSDTDVEMLPPTPDVWGLRSRIRFQNHPHPDVAGPTTGRDTDVKETARKRRKLSHKRQGSPPKSESVAGMLPKHHDLAPNPAVEAPNPGVEAERRDAETPVRGKDPAVPPEVSAPKSPRLTPNLSDAADTDGGPRSSGATDVAVTESDTEEDPDVFLEPTQSFLPPAAEGTALGWDPEQPTQLFCPPEEEEEEEEEEQPPREPPREPPAAAEPVMGTQAQEGTGTAAAPSEDVGEGLRRSQRLARSRGGGASGEGGASRVRGGAPAVTAPVRRSPRLQARPPPLEPPAMKGRGQVETRPPAKPRPCRAGRGPSQRQAQEKEKELPEVTGPQLRPRGGPGSVPPKVLFTGVAASPEMEVALRTLGGSMATSVFDCTHLVTDRVRRTVKFLCAVARGVPIVTPEWLHKSTLSGHILVPDPFLVRDSQQERHFSFSLAEALRRARHHPLLQGYEVHVTPSVHPEPELMRDIITCSGGTFLPTMPHTYGPQRLVISCEADKGCWAPALGARLPLVSAELLLTGLLRQQLQLQPFLLLPVTPPRSHGTPPNPLKVSTVPPGVLSHPPEDPQGVPGSPRESRKVSGRSSRNRRLPRETSRGNRQQPAAPQ; this is translated from the exons ATGCACCGAAGGCGCCACCAAGGCCTCAGCACTGTGGGGGGTCCCTTCTCAAggctctcccccctccctcgcCCCCCAGAAGACCCCGACCTCTTCCTGGAGCCCACCCAGAGATTCTTGCTGCTGGCAGGCGAGG GGTGGAGTCCAGACCCAGGACCCTGCCTCGTCAGCGACTCGGAGGACGACAAGCTGCCCTGGC GCCCTGCCCTGGGAGACGCTGGCTCACCCCGAGTCGTGCCGGAGAG CAACCTGGAGGAGACAGGTGCGTGCTCAGATGTTCTGAGACCCCAAAAACGCTGCCATACCTCTGCGCGGGGCCACCTCCAAGATGTGGCTGCACCTTGCCCAGATCCAGATGTCAGAGAACCCAAAAAGCACCAGTTTGGCCCCCAAACCACCCCGGATCcagatgtggggaaaaaaatggctaTTCCAAATGTTCAGCCCCAAAATCACTCTGTGAACCCCAAAATACTTGCAAATCCAGATGGGAAACATCTGGAAGGCAGCAACGTGACTCTGGACATTGCAAGTAATACCGGGGTCAAGGTGCCCCCCAAAACTGGTCTTTTCAACCCGAACATCCACCGGCCTACCATGAAGGTGAGCAGCAACCCAGATGTGGAGGAAGGGGGACCAGATCCAGATGTTGGGTGTCCAGAAAGCCACAGAACAGCCCCTGGAGACCCAGATGTGATGACGGGGACCACAGATCGAGATGTTGAAGGACGACGGACTCTCCTGGTGGAGAGTGATACAGATGTGGAAGAGGATACTTCCAATCCAGATGTTGAGCCTCCAAAAACCCATCGAGCAACCCAAAATGTGCCGAGAAACCCACGTCTGGAGATGGAGAGCCCAAATCCACACGCTGAAGGACCCCGAAACAAACTTTGGACAATTGTGGTGGACAGCGATACAGATGTGGAGGAGAATGAGGTGAATCCAGATGTTGGGCATCCAAAAATCCATAGAATTGTGTGCAGAGACCCAGTTGTGGAGGGGGAAACCCCAAATCCAAGTGTTAAAGAACCCCAGAAGAAATATTGGAACCTAGAGTTGGACAGTGACACCGACATTGAAGAAGATTGGAGTCAAGCTGCTCTTTGCccaaaaagccacaaaacaccccaaaacacccGCAAAGTCCCAACTGTGGTGATGGAGACCCCGAATCCCGATGTTGGTGGCCTCAGCCGTGGCTCAGTGGCCTCCAATGGTGACAGCGATACAGATGTGGAGGACCTCGACGCCCTTCCCAAAGCTGGAGCTCCAAAAACACGTGGGACAACCCCTGAGGTCACGGATACAGTTGCTAAGGTGGCCGCTGCTCCAGATGTTGACCCCGAGGGGCAGCCACGGACCAACGCCGATCCAGATGTGAAGGTGTCCTTCCCAAATCCCGATGCTGGTGCCCTCAAAGCCAAGTGCCCCCTCCTGGATGTGGGCAGTGACACAGATGTTGAGGACAATGGTGTCATTCCAGATGTTGGGACAGTGCAAGGGTGTCAAGGGGCATCTGGTGACTCAGATGTGGCCGTGACGTCCCCAAATCCAGATGTTTCCCCTCCTGCCAGCCCGCGGGAGAGCAGCGACACCGACGTGGAGATGTTGCCCCCCACTCCAGATGTTTGGGGCCTCCGGAGCCGAATCAGGTTCCAAAATCACCCCCATCCAGATGTTGCGGGCCCCACCACAGGCCGCGACACCGATGTGAAGGAGACGGCCCGAAAACGCCGGAAATTGTCCCACAAAAGGCAGGgttccccccccaaatctgaGAGTGTGGCAGGGATGCTCCCAAAACATCACGATTTAGCCCCAAATCCAGCTGTGGAGGCCCCAAATCCAGGTGTTGAGGCCGAGCGACGTGATGCGGAGACCCCGGTGAGGGGCAAGGATCCAGCTGTGCCACCAGAAGTTTCTGCACCCAAATCCCCCCGTCTGACCCCAAATTTGAGTGACGCTGCTGATACCGATGGCGgacccaggagctccggggCCACGGATGTGGCAGTGACAGAGAGTGACACCGAGG GCCCTGCCCTGGGAGACGCTGGCTCACCCCGAGTCGTGCCGGAGAG CGACGTGGAGGAGACAGATGTGTGCCCAGATGTGGAGGAAAGGGGCCCAGATCCAGATGTTGGGTGTCCAGAAAGCCACAGAACAGCCCCTGGAGACCCAGATGTGATGACGGGGACCACAGATCGAGATGTTGAAGGACGACGGACTCTCCTGGTGGAGAGTGATACAGATGTGGAAGAGGATACTTCCAATCCAGATGTTGAGCCTCCAAAAACCCATCGAGCAACCCAAAATGTGCCGAGAAACCCACGTCTGGAGATGGAGAGCCCAAATCCACACGCTGAAGGACCCCGAAACAAACTTTGGACAATTGTGGTGGACAGCGATACAGATGTGGAGGAGAATGAGGTGAATCCAGATGTTGGGCATCCAAAAATCCATAGAATTGTGTGCAGAGACCCAGTTGTGGAGGGGGAAACCCCAAATCCAAGTGTTAAAGAACCCCAGAAGAAATATTGGAACCTAGAGTTGGACAGTGACACCGACATTGAAGAAGATTGGAGTCAAGCTGCTCTTTGCccaaaaagccacaaaacaccccaaaacacccGCAAAGTCCCAACTGTGGTGATGGAGACCCCGAATCCCGATGTTGGTGGCCTCAGCCGTGGCTCAGTGGCCTCCAATGGTGACAGCGATACAGATGTGGAGGACCTCGACGCCCTTCCCAAAGCTGGAGCTCCAAAAACACGTGGGACAACCCCTGAGGTCACGGATACAGTTGCTAAGGTGGCCGCTGCTCCAGATGTTGACCCCGAGGGGCAGCCACGGACCAACGCCGATCCAGATGTGAAGGTGTCCTTCCCAAATCCCGATGCTGGTGCCCTCAAAGCCAAGTGCCCCCTCCTGGATGTGGGCAGTGACACAGATGTTGAGGACAATGGTGTCATTCCAGATGTTGGGACAGTGCAAGGGTGTCAAGGGGCATCTGGTGACTCAGATGTGGCCGTGACGTCCCCAAATCCAGATGTTTCCCCTCCTGCCAGCCCGCGGGAGAGCAGCGACACCGACGTGGAGATGTTGCCCCCCACTCCAGATGTTTGGGGCCTCCGGAGCCGAATCAGGTTCCAAAATCACCCCCATCCAGATGTTGCGGGCCCCACCACAGGCCGCGACACCGATGTGAAGGAGACGGCCCGAAAACGCCGGAAATTGTCCCACAAAAGGCAGGgttccccccccaaatctgaGAGTGTGGCAGGGATGCTCCCAAAACATCACGATTTAGCCCCAAATCCAGCTGTGGAGGCCCCAAATCCAGGTGTTGAGGCCGAGCGACGTGATGCGGAGACCCCGGTGAGGGGCAAGGATCCAGCTGTGCCACCAGAAGTTTCTGCACCCAAATCCCCCCGTCTGACCCCAAATTTGAGTGACGCTGCTGATACCGATGGCGgacccaggagctccggggCCACGGATGTGGCAGTGACAGAGAGTGACACCGAGG aagaCCCCGACGTCTTCCTGGAGCCCACCCAGAGCTTCTTGCCACCGGCAGCTGAGG GCACAGCCCTGGGTTGGGACCCCGAGCAGCCCACCCAACTCTTCTGCCCCCccgaggaggaagaggaggaggaggaagaagaacaGCCCCCCCGGGAACCCCCCCGGGAACCCCCGGCTGCCGCGGAGCCGGTGATGGGGACGCAGGcccaggaggggacagggaccGCAGCAGCCCCCAGCGAGGAC GTGGGGGAGGGGCTCCGCCGCAGCCAGCGCCTGGCCAGGAGCCGAGGGGGTGGAGCCTCTGGTGAGGGCGGAGCCAGCAGGGTTAGGGGCGGAGCTCCTGCTGTCACCGCCCCTGTGCGGCGCAGCCCCCGCCTCCAGGCCCGCCCCCCTCCGCTGGAGCCGCCAGCCATGAAGGGGCGGGGTCAGGTGGAGACACGCCCCCCTGCCAAACCACGCCCCTGTCGGGCAGGCCGTGGCCCATCGCAGCGGCAAGCTCAG gaaaaagagaaggagctgCCAGAGGTCACAGGGCCCCAGCTccgcccccggggggggccgggctcCGTCCCCCCCAAG gTGCTGTTCACGGGGGTGGCGGCCTCCCCAGAGATGGAGGTGGCCCTGAGGACACTGGGGGGGTCCATGGCCACCTCCGTCTTCGACTGCACCCACCTGGTGACTGACCGCGTCCGACGCACGGTCAAGTTCCTCTGCGCAGTGGCCCGCGGTGTCCCCATCGTCACCCCTGAGTGGCTCCACAAG agCACCCTCAGTGGCCACATCCTGGTGCCGGATCCCTTCCTGGTGCGTGACAGCCAGCAGGAACGTCACTTCAGCTTCAGCCTTGCCGAGGCCCTGCGCCGCGCCCGCCATCACCCCCTGCTCCAG GGCTACGAGGTCCACGTCACCCCCAGCGTCCACCCTGAGCCCGAGCTCATGAGGGACATCATCACCTGCAGCGGTGGCACCTTCCTGCCCACCATGCCACACACCTATGGG ccacagcgCCTGGTGATCTCCTGCGAGGCGGACAAAGGGTGCTGGGCCCCGGCGCTGGGCGCCCGCCTGCCCCTGGTATCAGCCGAGCTGCTGCTGACGGGGCTCCTGCgacagcagctccagctccagcccttcctcctcctccccgtgACCCCCCCCCGTTCTCAcgggacccccccaaatcccctcaAGGTTTCTACAGTCCCTCCGGGGGTCCTTAGTCACCCCCCCGAGGATCCCCAGGGTGTTCCCGGGTCCCCCCGAGAATCCAGGAAGGTGTCGGGACGTAGTAGTCGGAATCGACGACTCCCCCGGGAAACTTCTCGGGGCAACCGGCAGCAACCGGCAGCCCCCCAATAA